The following coding sequences lie in one Anguilla anguilla isolate fAngAng1 chromosome 14, fAngAng1.pri, whole genome shotgun sequence genomic window:
- the tmem38b gene encoding trimeric intracellular cation channel type B isoform X2, translated as MAVARRSPFACWFSSMLFCFGGAVLSNLLLAEPPVAPLSNDGNVLLASIIWYLVFYCPQDLVYRSAALLPIRLVLSGMKEVTRTWKVLGGVAQAQKHYKDGILVMIAVGWAKGAGGGLISNFEQLARGVWKPETNELLNMSYPTKVTLMGAVLFSLQQCQYLPLQTHHLMFIYTVFLVVNKTSMMLSGSPSWLFSPVEGAAYRVLFAEQPTDLATAATPKAPRAPGRTPSSDTCAAPKQDGRAASESQNGSAASESDGEAPTESETRGEDQTPSGVGGSKKTD; from the exons ATGGCGGTGGCACGGCGGAGCCCTTTTGCCTGCTGGTTCAGTTCCATGCTCTTCTGCTTTGGAGGGGCCGTCCTCTCAAACCTGCTGCTGGCGGAACCTCCTGTGGCACCGCTTTCCAACGACGGCAACGTGCTGCTGGCCTCCATTATCTG GTACTTGGTGTTCTACTGCCCCCAGGACCTGGTGTACAGGTCTGCTGCCCTCCTGCCCATCCGGTTAGTTCTGTCTGGGATGAAGGAAGTGACCCGCACGTGGAAGGTGTTGGGAGGGGTCGCGCAGGCCCAGAAGCACTACAAGGACGGGATACTGGTGATGATTGCTGTGGGTTGGGCTAAAG GTGCTGGAGGTGGGCTTATCAGTAACTTTGAGCAGCTTGCACGAGGAGTCTGGAAACCAGAGACCAATGAGCTTCTGAACATGTCATA TCCCACTAAGGTCACTCTGATGGGCGCAGTCCTGTTTTCACTGCAGCAGTGCCAGTATCTCCCGCTCCAGACGCATCATCTCATGTTCATCTACACTGTGTTCCTGGTTGTCAACAAG ACGAGCATGATGCTGTCTGGCTCCCCATCCTGGCTCTTCTCTCCTGTGGAAGGGGCCGCGTACCGTGTGCTTTTCGCAGAGCAGCCCACAGACCTGGCCACTGCAGCCACGCCCAAGGCCCCCCGCGCGCCTGGCAGGACGCCCTCGTCAGATACCTGCGCCGCCCCCAAGCAGGACGGCAGAGCCGCCTCAGAGAGCCAGAACGGTTCAGCGGCCTCAGAATCCGACGGAGAAGCCCCGACCGAGTCAGAGACGCGGGGCGAGGACCAAACGCCGAGCGGTGTTGGAGGCAGTAAGAAGACTGATTAA